The following proteins are encoded in a genomic region of Bacteroidales bacterium:
- a CDS encoding HIT domain-containing protein, producing the protein MINKKFFTEEMYDTLLYETEHFTVIPSLGSFIEGWVLIVPKEEILNFSQLTKEKHFELDQLINTIKSIQDSVYGNTVIFEHGPSAKCSKTGCGVDYAHLHLVPCEYNLIDGFQYYFTPNLKWHEIQNIAEIANFNVNKLDYLYYRTQDNKHFVAIREEFPSQIFRQIIAHYKGLPSKYDWKKFPEYQIIKKTIAEFKKIKVHHES; encoded by the coding sequence ATGATTAATAAGAAGTTTTTTACCGAAGAAATGTATGACACCCTGCTTTATGAGACAGAACATTTCACTGTGATTCCATCACTTGGATCGTTTATCGAGGGATGGGTATTGATCGTTCCTAAGGAAGAAATCTTAAATTTCAGTCAATTAACTAAAGAGAAGCATTTTGAATTAGATCAATTAATTAATACCATTAAATCTATTCAAGATTCAGTATATGGTAACACTGTAATCTTTGAACATGGTCCATCAGCTAAATGTTCTAAAACTGGTTGTGGTGTAGATTATGCTCATTTACATCTCGTTCCCTGTGAATATAATTTGATTGATGGATTTCAGTACTATTTTACACCTAATTTAAAATGGCATGAAATTCAAAACATTGCAGAGATTGCAAATTTTAATGTTAATAAATTGGATTACTTATATTATCGAACCCAAGATAATAAGCATTTCGTTGCAATAAGAGAAGAATTCCCAAGTCAAATCTTTAGACAAATAATTGCCCATTATAAAGGACTTCCAAGTAAATATGACTGGAAAAAATTCCCTGAGTACCAAATAATAAAAAAAACAATAGCGGAGTTTAAAAAAATAAAGGTACATCATGAATCCTAA
- the meaB gene encoding methylmalonyl Co-A mutase-associated GTPase MeaB, with protein sequence MIEKEPKEESALRVNKGIDQPSALNPEAARKFRDSRPKELEVREYLEGIRAGNRSLLSKAITLVESSLPRHQELAQQIIGACVPFSGKSVRVGITGVPGVGKSTFIESLGKFLTAQGNRIAVLAIDPSSQRTKGSILGDKTRMEDLANDPNAFIRPSSSKGTLGGVARNTRESIILCEAAGFNIIFVETVGVGQSETAVHSMVDFFLLLMLAGAGDELQGIKRGIMEMADAIVINKADGDNIRKAELAAMEYKNALHLFPPSPSGWTPLVLTASSTDGNGIPETWKMILDYQAIARASGYFEQRRREQSLQAFTDTVEEVIRQQFYQHARVTKQLPQLRQEVLSGKISPYTAAQMLIGKYLKK encoded by the coding sequence ATGATTGAAAAAGAACCCAAAGAGGAATCTGCCTTACGCGTTAATAAAGGGATAGATCAGCCCTCTGCACTGAATCCGGAGGCGGCGCGCAAATTCAGGGATTCCCGCCCGAAAGAGCTGGAAGTAAGAGAATACCTGGAAGGAATCCGTGCCGGAAACCGGTCATTGCTCAGTAAGGCCATCACCCTGGTAGAAAGTTCACTACCCCGTCACCAGGAACTGGCCCAGCAGATCATCGGGGCCTGTGTGCCATTTTCGGGGAAATCTGTCCGCGTCGGCATTACCGGGGTCCCGGGAGTCGGCAAGAGCACTTTCATCGAGTCTCTCGGGAAATTTCTTACGGCGCAGGGAAACAGGATTGCCGTATTAGCTATAGATCCCAGCAGCCAGCGTACCAAAGGCAGCATCCTGGGTGACAAAACCCGGATGGAAGACCTGGCTAACGATCCAAATGCTTTTATCCGCCCTTCTTCATCAAAAGGAACTTTGGGAGGTGTTGCGCGAAATACACGCGAATCGATTATCCTTTGCGAGGCAGCGGGATTTAACATCATTTTTGTTGAAACCGTAGGTGTCGGCCAGTCGGAAACGGCCGTTCATTCGATGGTCGATTTTTTCCTCCTCCTGATGCTGGCCGGGGCAGGGGATGAGTTGCAAGGAATTAAGCGGGGAATCATGGAAATGGCCGATGCTATCGTGATCAACAAAGCCGATGGCGACAACATCCGAAAAGCTGAACTGGCCGCGATGGAGTACAAAAATGCACTGCACCTTTTTCCTCCTTCGCCTTCAGGATGGACACCCCTGGTGCTCACCGCATCATCTACAGATGGTAACGGAATTCCGGAGACCTGGAAGATGATCCTGGATTACCAGGCAATTGCAAGGGCTTCGGGATATTTTGAACAGCGGCGCAGGGAGCAATCCCTCCAAGCTTTTACGGATACCGTCGAAGAAGTCATCCGCCAACAATTTTACCAACATGCCCGGGTGACCAAACAACTGCCTCAGTTACGACAAGAAGTTCTATCCGGAAAAATAAGCCCTTATACAGCAGCTCAGATGCTCATTGGGAAGTATTTGAAGAAGTGA
- a CDS encoding TerC/Alx family metal homeostasis membrane protein — protein sequence MAISNEVIFFSIFLVSILLLLFIDLGVFSKHSRVVSLKESIISTTIWVSLAIGFYFFIRFNGDMIHGIKNISELRETIEKFQHPINIEGLTFDQAKEVFNKNLSLQYITGYIIEYSLSLDNVFVILLIFLSFKVPERYYKKVLFWGILGAIIMRFIFIFSLSAIIYKFAWVMLIFGIFLVFTAVRMLIDFLKKKVEKIDVQHHVMVRLTRKFFPVHSHFEGHKFWLKINGKTYVTPLFIVLMVIEFSDLIFAVDSVPAIFAVTRDPYIVFFSNIFAIMGLRSLFFLVSHFFSKFFFLKVGLAALLGFIGLKMLSHDFYEISTNKSLVVISVILGLSIIASLIHNKRETVIR from the coding sequence ATGGCTATTAGTAATGAAGTGATCTTCTTTTCAATATTCCTGGTTTCGATCCTCCTGTTGCTTTTCATCGACCTGGGTGTATTCAGTAAACACAGCCGTGTGGTTTCATTGAAGGAATCAATCATATCGACAACTATATGGGTCAGCCTTGCCATCGGGTTTTACTTCTTTATCCGCTTTAATGGGGACATGATCCATGGAATAAAAAATATTTCCGAACTCCGCGAAACTATTGAGAAATTTCAACATCCTATCAATATTGAAGGCCTGACATTTGACCAGGCCAAGGAAGTTTTTAATAAAAACCTGTCCCTTCAATATATAACAGGTTATATCATTGAATACTCGCTCAGCCTGGATAACGTTTTCGTCATTCTTCTTATCTTCCTTTCCTTTAAAGTTCCTGAGAGATATTATAAGAAGGTACTGTTCTGGGGAATCCTCGGGGCTATTATTATGCGCTTCATCTTCATTTTCTCCTTATCGGCCATCATTTACAAATTCGCCTGGGTGATGCTTATTTTTGGAATCTTCCTGGTCTTCACGGCGGTAAGGATGCTTATAGATTTCCTTAAGAAAAAGGTAGAAAAGATCGATGTTCAACATCACGTCATGGTCAGGCTGACAAGGAAATTTTTCCCGGTCCATTCCCATTTTGAAGGGCATAAATTCTGGCTGAAGATAAACGGGAAAACTTACGTCACTCCCTTATTTATTGTACTGATGGTGATCGAGTTCAGTGACCTGATCTTTGCAGTCGATTCAGTCCCCGCAATTTTCGCCGTAACACGCGATCCTTACATCGTCTTTTTCTCCAACATTTTTGCCATCATGGGCCTCAGGTCCCTGTTCTTCCTGGTGTCGCACTTCTTTAGTAAATTCTTCTTCCTCAAGGTCGGCCTGGCAGCATTGCTTGGATTTATCGGGCTGAAAATGCTCAGCCATGATTTCTACGAAATATCGACAAATAAATCCCTGGTCGTCATATCGGTGATCCTCGGACTTAGTATTATTGCGTCATTGATTCATAATAAGCGTGAAACAGTGATACGGTGA